A stretch of Chionomys nivalis chromosome 2, mChiNiv1.1, whole genome shotgun sequence DNA encodes these proteins:
- the Znf574 gene encoding zinc finger protein 574, whose translation MTEESEETFLYIEHRYVCSECNQLYGSLEEVLVHQNSHVPQQHFELVGVADPGVTVATEAASGTGLYQTLIQESQYQCLECGQLLLSPSQLLEHQELHLKMMAPQEAVPAEPPPKVPPLSSSTIHYECVDCKALFASQELWLNHRQMHLRATPTKAPAPVVLGSPVVLGSPVGQARVAVEHSYRKAEEGGEGAAVPSAAAATTEMVTEVELLLYKCSECSQLFQLPADFLEHQATHFPAVPEAEEPATKQETLIPSTTEVPASLPDPLPTSDHSYELRNGETVGRDRRGRKPRRNNSGESGTAATQELFCSACDQLFLSPHQLQQHFRSHREGVFKCPLCSRVFPSPSSLDQHLGDHSSESHFLCVDCGLAFGTEALLLAHRRAHTPNPLHSCPCGKTFVNLTKFLYHRRTHGAGGVPLPTAPVLPEEPAVSVPEPAPAETREPEAPELPVSEENPAEPAAPGTYRCLLCSREFVKALQLTRHQRFVHRLERRHKCSICGKMFKKKSHVRNHLRTHTGERPFPCPDCSKPFNSPANLARHRLTHTGERPYRCGDCGKAFTQSSTLRQHRLVHAQHFPYRCQECGLRFHRPYRLLMHRYHHTGEYPYKCRECPRSFLLRRLLEVHQLVVHAGRQPHHCPSCGAAFPSSLRLYEHRCAAAAAQAPRRFECGTCGKKVGSAARLQAHEAAHAAAGPGEVLAKEPPAPRASRATRTPVTPSPTALGGATSAAPAAPARRRGLECSECKKLFSTETSLQVHRRIHTGERPYPCPDCGKAFRQSTHLKDHRRLHTGERPFACEVCGKAFAISMRLAEHRRIHTGERPYSCPDCGKSYRSFSNLWKHRKTHQQQHQAAVRQQLAEAEAAVGLAVMETAVEALPLVEAIEIYPLAEAEGVQISS comes from the coding sequence ATGACTGAGGAGAGCGAGGAGACATTCCTGTATATAGAGCACCGCTATGTCTGCTCTGAGTGCAACCAGCTCTATGGCTCCCTGGAGGAGGTGCTTGTGCATCAGAACTCCCACGTGCCCCAGCAGCACTTTGAGCTGGTGGGCGTGGCTGACCCTGGAGTCACAGTGGCCACAGAGGCAGCTTCAGGCACAGGCCTGTATCAGACCCTCATACAGGAGAGCCAGTACCAGTGTCTTGAGTGTGGACAGCTGCTCCTGTCACCTAGCCAGCTCCTGGAGCACCAGGAGCTACACCTGAAGATGATGGCACCCCAGGAGGCAGTGCCCGCTGAGCCACCCCCCAAGGTGCCCCCCTTGAGTTCCAGCACCATCCACTATGAGTGTGTGGATTGTAAGGCTCTGTTTGCCAGCCAGGAGCTGTGGCTGAACCATCGGCAGATGCACCTCAGGGCCACCCCCACCAAGGCTCCTGCCCCCGTTGTCTTGGGGTCTCCAGTTGTCTTAGGCTCCCCTGTGGGCCAGGCCCGAGTAGCTGTGGAACATTCATACCGAAAAGCCGAAGAAGGTGGGGAAGGGGCAGCTGTCCCGTCTGCAGCTGCCGCCACAACCGAGATGGTGACAGAAGTGGAGCTGCTCCTCTACAAGTGCTCCGAGTGCTCCCAGCTCTTCCAGCTGCCGGCTGACTTTCTGGAGCACCAGGCCACCCACTTCCCTGCTGTCCCAGAGGCCGAGGAGCCTGCCACAAAGCAGGAAACCCTGATCCCCTCAACCACTGAGGTGCCAGCGTCTCTACCCGACCCCTTGCCAACCTCTGACCATAGCTATGAGCTGCGCAATGGGGAGACCGTTGGCCGGGATCGACGGGGGCGGAAGCCCCGGAGGAACAACAGTGGAGAGTCAGGTACAGCAGCCACCCAGGAACTCTTCTGCTCAGCCTGTGACCAGCTCTTCCTTTCACCCCACCAGCTGCAGCAGCACTTTCGGAGCCACCGGGAGGGTGTCTTTAAGTGTCCCCTGTGCAGTCGTGTCTTCCCCAGCCCTTCTAGTCTGGATCAGCACCTTGGCGACCATAGCAGCGAATCTCATTTCCTATGTGTAGACTGTGGCCTGGCCTTTGGCACAGAAGCCCTTCTCTTGGCCCACCGGCGAGCCCATACTCCAAATCCTCTGCATTCATGTCCCTGTGGGAAGACCTTTGTCAACCTTACCAAGTTCCTTTATCACCGGCGTACCCATGGGGCAGGAGGTGTCCCTTTGCCCACAGCACCAGTTCTGCCAGAGGAGCCTGCCGTTAGCGTTCCTGAGCCAGCCCCTGCTGAGACCAGAGAGCCAGAGGCCCCAGAGCTCCCGGTGTCTGAGGAGAACCCAGCAGAGCCTGCGGCTCCAGGCACTTACCGCTGCCTCCTATGTAGCCGTGAGTTTGTCAAGGCTTTGCAGCTGACCCGGCACCAGCGTTTTGTGCACCGACTAGAACGGCGTCACAAATGCAGCATTTGTGGCAAGATGTTCAAGAAGAAGTCTCATGTGCGGAACCATCTGCGCACACACACCGGGGAACGGCCCTTCCCCTGCCCTGACTGCTCCAAACCCTTCAACTCACCTGCCAACCTGGCCCGCCACCGGCTCACACACACAGGGGAACGACCCTACCGCTGTGGGGACTGTGGCAAGGCTTTCACTCAGAGCTCCACTCTGAGACAGCATCGCCTGGTGCATGCCCAGCATTTCCCCTACCGCTGCCAGGAATGTGGACTGCGTTTTCACCGCCCTTATCGCCTGCTCATGCACCGCTACCACCACACAGGCGAGTACCCCTACAAGTGTCGTGAGTGTCCCCGCTCCTTCCTGCTGCGCCGGCTGCTAGAGGTACACCAGCTTGTGGTCCACGCTGGGCGCCagccccaccactgcccatcttgtGGGGCTGCCTTCCCCTCCTCGCTGCGGCTTTATGAGCATCGGTGTGCAGCTGCTGCCGCCCAGGCCCCACGGCGCTTTGAGTGTGGGACCTGTGGCAAGAAAGTAGGCTCTGCTGCTCGTCTGCAGGCCCATGAAGCTGCCCATGCTGCTGCTGGTCCTGGAGAAGTCTTGGCTAAGGAACCTCCGGCTCCCAGGGCCTCAAGGGCCACTCGCACACCCGTCACTCCGTCCCCAACAGCCCTTGGTGGTGCAACCTCTGCTGCCCCTGCAGCCCCTGCCCGGCGGCGTGGCCTAGAATGCAGTGAATGCAAGAAGCTGTTCAGCACAGAGACGTCACTGCAGGTGCACCGGCGGATCCACACAGGAGAACGGCCGTACCCGTGTCCAGACTGTGGCAAGGCCTTCCGCCAGAGTACCCATCTGAAAGACCACCGACGCTTACACACAGGTGAGCGGCCCTTTGCCTGTGAAGTGTGTGGCAAGGCCTTTGCCATCTCCATGCGCCTTGCAGAACATCGCCGCATTCACACGGGTGAACGGCCCTACTCCTGCCCTGACTGCGGCAAGAGCTACCGCTCCTTCTCCAACCTCTGGAAGCATCGCAAGActcaccagcagcagcaccaggCTGCAGTGCGGCAGCAGCTGGCAGAGGCGGAGGCCGCTGTGGGCCTGGCTGTGATGGAAACTGCAGTGGAGGCTCTGCCCCTTGTGGAGGCCATTGAGATCTACCCTTTAGCGGAGGCTGAAGGGGTCCAGATCAGCAGCTGA